In the genome of Triticum urartu cultivar G1812 chromosome 5, Tu2.1, whole genome shotgun sequence, one region contains:
- the LOC125509326 gene encoding ribosome production factor 2 homolog, producing the protein MSKMAIRVPKSMRAKRELLKHAPKLVENGKKMLILHGTKTSAVLNSVLADLFHLKRDHAVKYTKKNDSIRPFESGGETSLEFFSLKSDCSLLVYGSHSKKRPNNLVFGRTYDHHIYDLVEVGVENYKSIESYAYDKKLAPKLGTKPFFAFIGEHFESVEGLKHLKEMLLDHFKGEVVENLNLAGVDRIFVCTAISPTTVYMMHCALRLKRSGTSIPRMELVEVGPSMDLVLRRHRQAAESLQKEAMKAPGHAKKVKNVTNNPVEGKQGRIYIPDQEVSKLTVTSNIKGLKRERRDAKKNKEHSKKQKVAENPE; encoded by the exons ATGAGCAAGATGGCGATCAGGGTTCCCAAGAGCATGCGCGCCAAGCGCGAGCTCCTCAAGCACGCGCCCAAGCTC GTTGAGAATGGCAAGAAGATGCTTATTCTCCATGGCACAAAGACTAGCGCAGTTTTGAACTCTGTGCTGGCAGATCTTTTCCACCTGAAGCGTGATCATGCTGTCAAGTACACCAAGAAGAACGACAGCATCAGGCCATTTGAGAGCGGGGGTGAAACTTCCCTGGAGTTCTTCTCCCTTAAATCTGACTGCAGCCTCTTAGTG TATGGTTCTCATTCAAAGAAGAGGCCCAACAATCTTGTTTTCGGAAGGACTTACGATCACCACATATATGACCTTGTTGAAGTAGGAGTTGAGAACTACAAATCCATAGAATCATATGCATATGATAAAAAGCTGGCACCTAAACTTGGGACAAAGCCTTTCTTTGCTTTCATTGGGGAGCACTTTGAGAGTGTTGAAGGactgaagcatttgaaggaaatGCTGCTTGATCATTTCAAAGGAGAG GTGGTAGAGAATCTGAACCTTGCTGGTGTAGATCGGATATTCGTGTGCACAGCAATTTCTCCTACTACCGTCTACATGATGCACTGCGCTCTCCGTCTAAAAAGGTCAGGCACATCTATTCCTAGAATGGagcttgttgaagttgggccttcAATGGACCTGGTACTTAGGCGGCACCGACAAGCAGCGGAAAGTTTACAGAAAGAAGCTATGAAGGCTCCTGGTCATGCTAAGAAG GTGAAAAATGTCACGAATAATCCAGTTGAAGGCAAGCAGGGCAGGATCTACATTCCAGACCAGGAG GTTTCAAAATTGACTGTAACAAGCAACATAAAGGGTCTGAAGCGGGAGCGCCGTGACGCCAAGAAAAACAAGGAGCACTCGAAGAAGCAAAAGGTGGCCGAAAACCCTGAGTGA
- the LOC125509325 gene encoding GDSL esterase/lipase At5g45910-like, which yields MKLILAFSILFLSCIHGASSDSGFFTAMYSLGDSYIDAGNFVIMAAALDPPFPSWHDRLPYGMTFFGHPTGRLSDGRNTIDFIAQEFGLPLLGPSLLNNYDASKGVNFAVGGAPAIDVDYFERNNIVQFKLLNNSLSVQLGWFEQLRPAICNKTEISGCGGCFSKALFFVGEFGVNDYNFLWFAGKTEDEVMSHVPTVVQNIATAVEGLIKGGAVYVVVPGNPPLGCSPTMLTSRSGLNTTEYDDMGCLIDVNRVATHHNSRLRVAIVSLRGRYPRATIILADFYSPIIMILRNPSHYGVAEADALRACCGAGGTYNWNGSAICGMPGATACDNPSAFVNWDGVHYTEATNGYIADWWLHGPFADPPIMSVVRY from the exons ATGAAGCTCATTCTTGCCTTCTCCATTCTCTTCCTCTCCTGCATCCATGGCGCGAGCTCCGACTCAGGCTTCTTCACCGCCATGTATTCCCTCGGGGACTCCTACATCGACGCCGGCAACTTTGTGATCATGGCGGCTGCGTTGGATCCGCCTTTTCCTTCCTGGCATGACAGGCTTCCTTATGGCATGACCTTCTTTGGCCACCCCACAGGCCGCCTCAGCGACGGCAGAAACACCATCGATTTCATCG CTCAAGAGTTTGGCCtcccccttcttggaccctccctGCTGAACAACTACGACGCCTCCAAAGGCGTAAACTTCGCGGTCGGCGGCGCACCGGCGATCGACGTCGACTACTTCGAGAGGAACAACATAGTTCAGTTTAAGCTTCTGAACAATTCCCTGAGCGTGCAGCTGGGTTGGTTCGAGCAACTCAGGCCAGCAATTTGCAACAAGACCGAGATCTCAG GGTGCGGAGGTTGCTTCAGCAAGGCCCTCTTCTTCGTCGGGGAGTTTGGAGTGAACGACTACAACTTCCTGTGGTTTGCCGGCAAGACTGAAGACGAAGTGATGTCGCATGTACCTACAGTTGTCCAAAACATTGCCACGGCCGTGGAG GGGCTCATCAAGGGAGGCGCGGTGTACGTGGTCGTGCCGGGGAACCCGCCGCTGGGGTGCTCACCCACCATGCTGACGAGCCGCTCCGGCCTCAACACGACGGAGTACGACGACATGGGCTGCCTCATCGACGTCAACCGCGTGGCCACGCACCACAACTCCCGGCTCCGCGTTGCAATCGTCTCTCTCAGGGGCAGGTACCCCCGTGCCACCATCATCCTCGCCGACTTCTACAGCCCCATCATCATGATCCTCCGCAACCCCAGCCATTACG GGGTGGCCGAGGCGGACGCTCTCCGGGCTTGCTGCGGAGCCGGCGGCACTTACAACTGGAACGGCAGCGCCATCTGCGGCATGCCGGGGGCGACCGCATGCGATAACCCGTCGGCGTTCGTCAACTGGGATGGGGTTCACTACACGGAGGCCACCAACGGGTACATCGCCGACTGGTGGCTCCACGGCCCTTTCGCCGACCCGCCTATAATGAGTGTTGTTCGCTACTAA